In a genomic window of Acropora muricata isolate sample 2 chromosome 2, ASM3666990v1, whole genome shotgun sequence:
- the LOC136893545 gene encoding uncharacterized protein gives MREVRFTLAFLWRNLELLRSSQYRYLLTLELTAAVISVNVAAMLKSELDIDNIQCYYYTDSEIVIGYINNNARRFHVYIGNGVQHIRDRSSPGDWLHIPGKENRADEASRGLTAKELLQSNRWFNGPKFLWKQDLFPLQPQPTCALHPSDRIQHPH, from the coding sequence ATGAGAGAAGTGAGGTTCACGTTAGCTTTCTTATGGCGAAATCTCGAGTTGCTCCGCTCAAGCCAATATCGATACCTCTTAACCCTAGAGCTGACAGCAGCCGTTATCTCCGTCAATGTAGCCGCGATGCTAAAGAGTGAACTTGATATTGATAACATCCAGTGCTATTACTACACCGACTCCGAGATCGTAATTGGATACATCAATAACAACGCGCGCAGGTTTCATGTGTACATTGGCAACGGCGTACAACATATCAGAGATCGCAGCTCCCCAGGAGACTGGCTCCACATCCCAGGAAAAGAAAATCGAGCCGATGAAGCCTCCCGCGGTTTAACCGCAAAAGAATTGCTACAAAGCAACCGCTGGTTCAACGGACCAAAGTTCCTATGGAAACAAGACTTGTTTCCGCTACAGCCGCAGCCCACTTGTGCCCTCCATCCGTCGGACCGGATTCAGCATCCACACTAG